From the Triticum urartu cultivar G1812 chromosome 4, Tu2.1, whole genome shotgun sequence genome, the window TGAAAGAATTGAATGAGAGAGTTTTGAGAAATTGTTGACCTGGTCAAAATCGGGTGATCAAATTCTAATTGAAGACCTCAATTGAATGTGGACTCTTCAAACTAGGAAGCTTAGTGCTAAAGAGAATGACTAGattttcagtttttttaataAAAGTTGTATTTTGTCCAAATTTGGATAAACAAATTGTACTtttaataaaaataaataaatacaaTAATAGACGATTTTGGATACGCATGGAGCCTTTGTCCAGTCCATGGTCATGGAGGTCTGGAGGAGAGGCGCGCGCTCCCCTGCTTGGCTAGTTGGCTTCGCCTCTCTCGACACGAGCCATGGCAAGCACACCACAGTCCAGGGCACGATGATAAATGCGCTGGTGCAAAGCTTGTCGCAGGGGGAGCGCCACGGCCACGCATCACACTCACCATATACGCGTGCAGAGAATGGCAAGGAAGCAGGCATCATAAATGGCGCGCACGAGGCAGCGAGGCCGGCGCTTGCATGGCTTGGCACTGGCACGGACGAGCAATGGAGGATTCAGGCCCTGCGCGCCCGTCGTCGTCGTGTAGCACGCTGAACAATTACTCCTAGGCTACACCACGCACGCGCAGGTACGCTCCTCCCCCCGTCTTcctcctctgtctctctctctaCCCGTGTCTGCGCCATTAAGGAACCCAGCGTCTGTCAGAGCTCGATCGGGTGGGTGACTGGCGGCCGGAGCCCGGACGGCCCTGCCTGCCATTACTCCCTCCGGTACCCGTCTCGTGCCACGGCCGGTGATGAGGGCGATCCTCCTCACGAGGCCTCCCTCCCCGTCTCAAATTCTCGCCGTGCCTCCCCCCGCTCCCGCGCGCTGCATGCCGCTTCAAATAGCACCCCGCATTTCGATGAATCCCACCTCCATCTCCCACCTCACCGTTGCAAACCACAGCAGACACCTGCTCGGTTGCTCAGCAAGGCAGCCATGGGTTTCCTCCACCCGTTCGCCTCCCACGTggtgctcttcttcctcttcctctcctcgtTGGCGTTTCTTCATGGCGCCGCCGCGGACCAGGAGGAGGCTCTGCAGACCTACATTGTGCAGCTGCACCCGCGCGGATCTACCGGCGGCGGCGAGTCAGCCTCCTCCGACCACGACTGGCACCTCGCCTTCCTCGCCAAATCCGTGCCTTCTTCCGAGGAGCAAGATGACAAGCGTCACATGTCGTCGTCGCGGCTGCTCTACTCTTACCACACCGTGTTCGACGGCTTCGCGGCGCGGCTCAcggccggcgaggcggcggcgctgcgggcGCTGCAGGGCGTCTCGTCGGTGCGGGAGGACCGCCGGGTGGAGCTCCACACCACGTACTCGTACCGGTTCCTTGGCCTAAACGTGTGCCCGACCGGGGCGTGGGCGCGCGCGCGGTATGGCCGCGGCGTGGTGGTCGGGGTGCTCGACACGGGCGTGTGGCCGGAGAGCCCGAGCTTCGACGACCGCGGGATGCCGCCGGTGCCGGACCGGTGGCGGGGCGTGTGCGAGACCGGGGAGCGGTTCAACGCGACCAACTGCAACCGGAAGCTCGTCGGCGCGCGGTTCTACTCCAAGGGCCACCGCGCCAACTACCCGACGGACCCGTCGGACGCCGCCGCGCGGACGCGGGAGTACGCTTCGCCACGGGACGCGCACGGGCACGGGACCCACACGGCGTCGACAGCCGCGGGGTCCGCCGTGGCCGGAGCCAGTGTCCTCGGCGCCGGGGCCGGGGAGGCGCGCGGCGTGGCTCCCGGCGCGCACGTCGCCGCGTACAAGGTCTGCTGGTTCAACGGATGCTTCAGCTCCGATATCCTCGCCGGGATGGACGACGCGGTGCGCGACGGCGTCGACGTGCTGTCGCTCTCCCTGGGCGGCTTCCCCATCCCGCTCTTCGAGGACAGCATCGCCATCGGCAGCTTCCGTGCCACGGTGCGCGGCGTCTCCGTCGTCAGCGCCGCCGGCAACAACGGGCCGGAGCCGAGCTCCGTGGCCAACGAAGCGCCCTGGATGCTCACCGTCGGCGCTGCCACACTGGACCGCCGCTTCCCGGCCTACGTCCGGCTCGGCAACGGCCGGGTCCTGTACGGTGAGTCCATGTACCCGGGAAAAGTTGGTTTGAAAAATGGCGGGAAAGCGCTCGAGCTGTTCTACGCCGCCGGTGGGTCCCGGGAAgcgatgtactgcatgaagggcTCCCTATCCGCGGCCGACGTCGCCGGGAAGATGGTGGTATGTGACCGCGGCATCACCGGCCGGGCAGACAAAGGCCAGGCGGTGAAAGAAGCGGGCGGCGCGGCCATGGTGCTCGCGAACTCCGAGATCAACCGGCAGGAGGACTCCGTCGATGTGCACGTCCTCCCCGCGACACTCATCGGCTACCAGGAAGCCGTCGAGCTCAAGAAGTACATCAGCTCGACGCCGCGGCCGGTGGCAAGGATCGCGTTCGGCGGCACGCGGATCGGGCGAGCGCGCGCACCGGCGGTGGCGCTGTTCTCGGCGCGAGGGCCGAGCGTGACGAGCCCATCGGTGCTGAAGCCTGACGTGATCGCGCCCGGGGTGAACATCATCGCTGCGTGGCCGGGCAGCGTGGGTCCGTCGGGGCTGGACGGCGACGCGCGGCGGACCAACTTCACGGTGCTGTCGGGGACGTCGATGGCGTGCCCGCACGTGAGCGGCATCGCGGCGCTGGTCAGGTCGGCGCACCCTTCATGGAGCCCGGCGATGGTGCGTTCGGCGATCATGACGACGGCCGACGTGACGGACCGGCAGGGCAAGCCGATcaccgacggcgacggcggcgaccgCGCCGACGCGTTCGGCATGGGCGCGGGGCACGTGAACCCGGCCCTCGCCGTCGACCCAGGCCTCGTCTACGACATCGAGCCGGCCGACTACGTGACGCACCTGTGCACGCTGGGGTACACGCAGAGGGAGGTGTTCAAGATCACGCACAGCGCCGTCGACTGCAGCGAGCTGCTGCACGAGAACCCGGGGTTCACGCTCAACTACCCGTCGATGGCGGTGGCGTTcaaggacggcggcggcgagacCTCGGCGGTGCTCCGGAGGACGGTCACCAACGTGGGCGCGCCCAACTCGACGTACACGGCGCGGGTGGGCGCGCCGCCGGGGGTCAAGGTCACGGTCGCGCCCACGACGCTGGCGTTCGCGGAGTTCGGCGAGAAGAAGAGCTTTCAGGTGTGGGTGGACGCGTCAGGCGCGGCGGGGAGGGACAGCGGGGAGGGGTACCTGGTGTGGAAGCAGCGGGGCGCGGGGCTGGGCAGGCGGCGCACGGTGAGGAGCCCCATTGCCGTGACCTGGCCCGTGGAGTAGAGGTGCCAACTTAGCAGACGATCAGCGGATCAGGCATGATCAGCAGCTCGCTGGTAGCTTAGTCCATGCCCGATTCTTGTCTCCAGTCTGTATCCAGGATTCAATGGTATCCAGGCAGGGAGGTCTCGTCCCGGTTGTGACAAGTACGGAGTGCCATCTAATAAATTTTTTTGAGGGATGATGGTCCAAATTGCTAGCACATGATGTTGCGGACGCGCAGTGCCATCTAATAAATCTTGTTCCAACAGAGCAAGCTCTTGTTGGGCCTAAATCTAAATTAAGGCCTTGTTTAAAAAAACTAAGAAACTAACCCTCTCTCCGATCCATAATGTGTCtatagaatttcaacaggcaaactATACAAACTTTGAACGAGTTTATGGAGAAACATATCTACATATATTGATATACATACCAAATACATATCACTATATATATCATGAGATGCATTTTCATATTGTATATATTTgttattgtagatataaatagtTCTCTCTATAGATTTTCCCAATTATATAGTTTGGCTTTTAAAAAGTTCTATATGCACTATATTAAACATTCTGATTTACACCTGATAAAATCAGGAATCTAGGATCATAATGACTATGCACACGATACTTTTCTGCCCGATGTGCACACGACACACTAACCAATGGTTGTGAGCCGCATACGTACCCTGGCTACCACACCTCGTCGTTCAACCATCGGGCAGAAAACGCGCGTGCACCAAGCAATGCTTGTTTAGGATTGTCGCTTAGAGTATCTCCAACAGCCGATCAATGCGTGGCGCCCAAAAAATGGGTTTATAACGCGCAAGTAGGTTTCGTTAGGGCGCTAGAAGACGTTTGCTCCAATAAGCGCTGTAAAATATGCAGCGCGCGCGAGTCCAGCGGTACCATTCAAGCGATCTTATCTGTAGCAGCCCAGAGTTTGCAGCACGCGAGATCGGGCGCACTAAATATGCCGCGCGTGATGCCTTTTTAATGCGCGCGCTGCATTAGTTATAGCGTGCGCTTTTTATGCGGCTGCTGGAGACTTCAAATCAGGTCCACGCACGCTAAAAGCAACTTTTATACCACGCGTCGTTTATATAACGCTTTTGTTGGAAATGCTCTTAGACTTCGACATGCAGGACAGGTCGTCACCGCAATATTAATGGTAAACGGAACATGCAACGACAAGCTAGCATGTGCGGACTATAGGACAGCGGCATACAAGACCAATGACAAAGACAAAAGTGCGAAGCACCCCATCGATCCAAATCTATATAACTATATAGTATATAAATAATTTTAGTTATTGGatgttggatgaagccaatctgACAATGAAAAGTTGGAAAATCCAAGTATTGTTGGCCATTGAATATTCTATTCACTACGCCGATTTTTTTCATGTGTACTATCTAGAAGACTTCATGACAAAGCCTAAGCAGAATGCATTATGGGTGTGTTTGGATGCTGCCCCTGCCAGCCCTACCAATCCGCGGGCACGCCAATTTTTTGGCGCACCTTTCAGCCGCCGGCGACTTGCCAAAGAACTAGTGAAACTGCATGAGCCATGGTGAGCCAAAATATTGGTCAGGAAACAAACAGGTAGCCCTGGTCAATGACCAATTTTTTGGCTCGGCTGGTGTAGGCTCCGatccaaacacaccctatatgcacAACTCTCAAAACACCTACACTTCTCATTTGTTTTAGAATCTTTCATGATTTAGTTTTGTGTATTCTTTTCTTCTAAGTGAATTGACATTGTTTCTTTTTACACTTTATGACTATCAGTGCACAATATGCTCACGCCTCAACACTTCATTTAGATTCTTCCATACTTTAGTTCTCTCAAGTTTTTTTTGTCCTTAAAGAACTGCCATTCACTCTTATTTTATTTGTTTCTTGTTCTTGGTTGACAATACTTTATTGAATAATTTATTTTTATGCACAATGAACTAACTGACTTAAACCCAAGTCTCATATTCCGTGCACATGTGACTCTAAATATACAGGTTTGAATGTTCTAACGTGACACGTCAATATTCGATCGTACTTTAAGTTCTGACCGGCAATACACGTTCATGTTACTACCTCAGATCAGCTCGTGTCACACGGTCGTGGACTACATGTGAACACCTTTTCAAAATATGTGTAGACATTTTCAAAGTATGTGAACATTTATTTTACAACATGAACAACTTGAGAATGAGCGGACATTTTTTAGAAGTTTGAATCATGTTTTAAAATTTCTTAaacatttttttttgaaaattcaaCGACACTTTCTAAAATTTTACGAGCGCTTATAAATTTCATGAAAACTTTGCAAAATCATAAACATTATCCAAAATTGTATGAATTTTTAAAAAGTACGTGAATAGTTTTGAAAACTTACTAAAATTATCTAAAGATTTGATTATTTTTAAAAATAAAGGTCAATTAAAATTAAGAGAAAAGTAATGGATAAAACCCCTTGTTCTGCCCAGCGGCAAATGGGCTGATCCAATCCTATGAGCCCAGGGATTGGTACCGTGTTTCCTATTTGCCGCTCGCTGCAGCAAACTGCTTCTGTAAGGATACGTGAGGCGGCCATCGACCAATATGGGCCAGCCAATTGTAGCAGCAAGTGGTGCTTCTACAGAATCCAGTGTTGGCAACCTTCTGAAAGTGCCTGATAGCTTTTGGGAACCTTATAGAACAATCTTCAACTGGGTTCTGATGTTTCTTTAGCGTTTAacttttcattttttctttttctttattttaTATGTTTTGTTTTTTCAGTTTCTTGTTTC encodes:
- the LOC125554259 gene encoding subtilisin-like protease SBT1.2 — protein: MGFLHPFASHVVLFFLFLSSLAFLHGAAADQEEALQTYIVQLHPRGSTGGGESASSDHDWHLAFLAKSVPSSEEQDDKRHMSSSRLLYSYHTVFDGFAARLTAGEAAALRALQGVSSVREDRRVELHTTYSYRFLGLNVCPTGAWARARYGRGVVVGVLDTGVWPESPSFDDRGMPPVPDRWRGVCETGERFNATNCNRKLVGARFYSKGHRANYPTDPSDAAARTREYASPRDAHGHGTHTASTAAGSAVAGASVLGAGAGEARGVAPGAHVAAYKVCWFNGCFSSDILAGMDDAVRDGVDVLSLSLGGFPIPLFEDSIAIGSFRATVRGVSVVSAAGNNGPEPSSVANEAPWMLTVGAATLDRRFPAYVRLGNGRVLYGESMYPGKVGLKNGGKALELFYAAGGSREAMYCMKGSLSAADVAGKMVVCDRGITGRADKGQAVKEAGGAAMVLANSEINRQEDSVDVHVLPATLIGYQEAVELKKYISSTPRPVARIAFGGTRIGRARAPAVALFSARGPSVTSPSVLKPDVIAPGVNIIAAWPGSVGPSGLDGDARRTNFTVLSGTSMACPHVSGIAALVRSAHPSWSPAMVRSAIMTTADVTDRQGKPITDGDGGDRADAFGMGAGHVNPALAVDPGLVYDIEPADYVTHLCTLGYTQREVFKITHSAVDCSELLHENPGFTLNYPSMAVAFKDGGGETSAVLRRTVTNVGAPNSTYTARVGAPPGVKVTVAPTTLAFAEFGEKKSFQVWVDASGAAGRDSGEGYLVWKQRGAGLGRRRTVRSPIAVTWPVE